In Bactrocera oleae isolate idBacOlea1 chromosome 5, idBacOlea1, whole genome shotgun sequence, a genomic segment contains:
- the Prx2 gene encoding peroxiredoxin 2 — protein sequence MPKIQKPTPHFKGTAVVNGTFKDIDLLDYKGKYLVLFFYPLDFTFVCPTEIIAFSDRVSEFRNIGCEVVACSTDSHFTHLAWINTPRKQGGLGDLSIPLLADKSMKIARDYGVLDEETGIPFRGLFVIDRSQNLRQVTINDLPVGRSVDETLRLVQAFQFTDEHGEVCPANWKPGEKTMIADPKKSKEYFALAS from the coding sequence aTGCCGAAAATTCAGAAGCCCACTCCCCATTTCAAGGGAACCGCCGTCGTTAATGGCACCTTCAAAGATATCGATCTGCTTGACTACAAAGGCAAGTACCTGGTGTTGTTCTTCTACCCATTGGACTTCACTTTTGTGTGCCCAACCGAAATCATTGCGTTCTCGGATCGCGTTTCTGAATTCCGCAATATTGGCTGTGAAGTTGTTGCTTGCTCAACAGACAGTCACTTTACGCATTTAGCTTGGATTAACACACCACGCAAACAGGGCGGTCTCGGTGATTTGTCTATCCCATTGTTGGCCGATAAATCCATGAAGATTGCACGTGACTACGGTGTGTTGGATGAAGAAACCGGCATTCCTTTCCGTGGTCTTTTTGTCATCGACAGAAGTCAGAATTTGCGTCAAGTAACCATTAATGATTTGCCAGTTGGACGCAGTGTCGACGAGACTTTACGTTTAGTTCAGGCGTTCCAATTCACCGACGAGCACGGTGAGGTATGCCCAGCCAACTGGAAGCCCGGTGAGAAGACCATGATTGCTGATCCAAAGAAGTCAAAGGAATACTTCGCCCTTGCTTCTTAA
- the LOC106623460 gene encoding small ribosomal subunit protein uS8A, whose product MVRMNVLADALKCINNAEKRGKRQVLLRPCSKVIVKFLTVMMKHGYIGEFEIVDDHRSGKIVVNLTGRLNKCGVISPRFDVPINDIEKWTNNLLPSRQFGYVVLTTSGGIMDHEEARRKHLGGKILGFFF is encoded by the coding sequence ATGGTGCGAATGAACGTATTGGCTGATGCCTTAAAATGCATTAACAACGCTGAGAAGCGCGGCAAACGTCAGGTTCTCCTGCGTCCCTGCTCCAAAGTTATTGTCAAATTTCTTACTGTCATGATGAAACATGGCTACATTGGTGAATTCGAAATTGTCGATGATCATCGTTCCGGcaaaattgttgttaatttgACTGGTCGCTTGAACAAATGCGGCGTCATCTCGCCCCGCTTCGATGTGCCCATTAATGATATTGAAAAGTGGACCAACAACTTGTTGCCCTCTCGTCAATTCGGCTATGTTGTGTTGACTACATCCGGCGGTATCATGGATCATGAGGAGGCCAGACGGAAACATTTGGGAGGTAAAATTCTTGGATTCTTCTTCTAA
- the LOC106623459 gene encoding protein GPR107, which produces MGYQTKCKFLILQTLLIALVAARKHHLEVRHDVRSYIALSTFGFYIGGHLDVQLSKLHIEDENEQDLFGLTLDKTTIDQLNPYLDSHQNKCILEEPSEMQRSGPILIFLLDLKNLLIRVKCSPEWKNQHIVRNHDELPMYRGKRYSKLSDSTIFLQRRRRSDDAAVAPGEENDIPLEEREMLGDDDSVEVPQIILKPSSPLPAVNAPIPTKVAESAGAAVAAKTPLAAAANKEAVESVAPAENPFPHEEKVAPAFMSTQINFDDNAQFEICRNYTMPLTKRVIDGKVYYNMSFSMLVATLHDEGLYNLHFHACPNYRTLKEISFDVDIEEKNDNNFLSAGEMPLPALYSMMSVLFCLSGFFWIFILKKSKHNVHKLHYIMALLVFLKSLSLMFHAINYHFIEIRGEHVEAWAILYYITHLLKGSVLFITIVLMGTGWTFIKPILSDKDKKIFMIVIPLQVLANVADIIIDESEESDIEFRTWRNIFIFVDLLCCGAILFPIVWSIRHLHEASATDGKAAINLRKLKLFRQFYIMIVCYIYFTRIIVYLLKMTVAFQYAWLDEMFHEMATYVFFVLTAYKFRPTSSHPYFSVRNMDDDEVEVLTESGLTEGLHRTKALNRTVLPPAGSTLLKSSAEERENLITKRESSHEYD; this is translated from the exons ATGGGTTATCAGACAAAATGCAAATTTCTAATTCTTCAAACACTGCTGATAGCATTGGTGGCGGCCAGAAAACATCACCTAGAAGTTCGC CATGATGTACGGTCATATATAGCTTTGAGCACATTCGGTTTCTATATTGGTGGACATTTGGATGTGCAGTTGAGTAAATTGCATATAGAAGATGAGAATGAACAAGATTTG TTTGGCCTAACGTTAGATAAAACTACAATAGATCAATTAAATCCATACTTGGACTCGCATCAAAACAAATGTATACTAGAGGAACCCTCGGAAATGCAACGCAGCGgaccaattttaatatttttattggacTTAAAAAACCTGCT TATAAGAGTAAAATGTTCGCCGGAGTGGAAAAATCAACACATTGTACGCAACCACGATGAGCTGCCTATGTACCGTGGAAAGCGTTACTCTAAACTTAGCGATTCAACAATCTTCTTACAACGCCGCAGGCGTAGTGATGACGCGGCTGTGGCACCGGGTGAAGAAAACGATATACCATTGGAGGAACGTGAAATGCTGGGTGACGATGATTCGGTTGAAGTGccacaaataattttgaagccaTCATCACCATTGCCAGCTGTTAACGCACCAATACCGACAAAAGTTGCAGAGTCAGCGGGTGCCGCAGTTGCTGCCAAAACGCCACTAGCAGCAGCTGCTAATAAAGAAGCTGTAGAATCTGTTGCGCCAGCCGAAAACCCTTTTCCACACGAGGAAAAGGTCGCACCTGCATTTATGTCAACGCAAATTAATTTCGATGATAATGCGCAGTTTGAGATTTGCAGAAACTACACAATGCCATTGACAAAGCGAGTTATTGATGGTAAAGTGTATTATAATATGTCG TTTTCCATGCTGGTGGCTACCTTGCATGATGAGGGTCTCTACAACCTGCATTTCCACGCCTGCCCCAACTACAGGACATTAAAGGAGATTTCATTCGAT GTAGACATTGAGGAgaaaaatgataataatttcCTTTCCGCTGGTGAAATGCCGCTTCCCGCTCTATATTCAATGATGAGCGTGCTATTTTGCTTGTCAGGCTTCTTCTGGATCTTCATTTTGAAGAAGAGCAA GCACAACGTTCACAAACTGCACTACATAATGGCTTTATTGGTGTTCCTTAAATCGCTGTCGCTCATGTTCCACGCCATTAACTATCATTTTATCGAAATACGCGGTGAACACGTTGAGGCTTGGGCGATTTTGTATTACATTACGCATCT GCTGAAAGGCTCCGTCTTATTCATCACAATTGTGCTTATGGGCACCGGCTGGACATTCATTAAACCCATACTTTCTGATAAAGATAAGAAAATCTTTATGATTGTCATACCGCTGCAg GTACTTGCCAACGTCGCTGACATCATAATTGACGAGTCCGAAGAGAGTGACATTGAGTTCCGCACTTGgcgcaatattttcattttcgttgATCTGCTCTGTTGCGGCGCCATACTTTTCCCGATTGTCTGGTCCATACGCCATTTGCATGAGGCATCAGCAACCGATGGCAAAGCAGCCATCAATTTGCGCAAACTCAAACTTTTccgtcaattttatataatgataGTTTGTTATATTTACTTCACACGCATCATTGTGTATCTGCTGAAGATGACCGTGGCATTCCAGTATGCTTGGTTGGATGAGATGTTCCATGAAATGGCAACATATGTGTTTTTCGTTTTGACTGCTTATAAATTTCGCCCGACTTCATCACATCCATACTTTTCGGTGCGCAATATGGACGATGACGAAGTGGAAGTACTTACAGAATCTGGTCTCACAGAGGGCTTACATCGCACGAAGGCGCTTAACCGCACCGTATTGCCACCAGCTGGCTCTACTCTACTTAAAAGCTCAGCTGAAGAACGTGAGAATTTGATAACGAAACGTGAATCGAGTCATGAGTACGATTAA
- the Gr8a gene encoding gustatory receptor 8a, giving the protein MTIQVPSVVRLHIRFFQLIGCFDVSLHDHSKVQRLTEQRLVTWTVLLLLTFSVTTMNTFLRSAEFLFTANRFGYFNDVLKVCIAQLTVFVIYMETVLRRRALRSFWQRYALLNKVAADKFKEKNDNWRSQLHTYRRFLCFFYGITLFDISIEAVFHTMRPADRNLLLFWAMFTPFIYMAHFRNMQIILHIEMIRLELQKLRHDIGLLAAYTSFARRIVPFAGFERFVRHKLAEKQLVYQRIYEMLYYFQRAFSMSTMAVLLMIYVRVVVDAYFMFLNESSASQILENLLLLPAYLEIPALLLTSQKCMNEVKFIAFELHNIRSSVDNSLISIQIQNFSLQILHQKIRIDGLGISALDGKMLVSIVGSITTYMVFFIQFMPKFKNL; this is encoded by the exons ATGACTATACAAGTGCCATCCGTTGTGCGTCTCCATATACGCTTCTTTCAATTAATCGGTTGTTTCGACGTCTCACTGCATGACCACTCAAAAGTACAAAGGCTCACTGAGCAGCGTCTGGTGACTTGGACAGTACTTCTATTGCTCACATTTTCCGTAACAACGATGAACACCTTTCTTAGATCCGCCGAATTTCTCTTCACTGCCAATCGTTTCGGTTATTTCAACGATGTCCTGAAGGTGTGCATTGCCCAGCTGACAGTTTTCGTAATTTATATGGAGACGGTATTGCGGCGTCGTGCGCTTCGGAGCTTTTGGCAGAGATACGCGTTGCTAAATAAAGTAGCCGCAGATAAATTTAAAGAGAAAAACGACAATTGGCGTTCACAGTTGCACACATATCGacgttttctgtgttttttctaCGGTATTACATTATTTGACATATCAATTGAGGCGGTGTTCCATACTATGCGTCCAGCAGATCGAAATTTGCTACTATTTTGGGCAATGTTTACACCGTTCATCTATATGGCGCATTTTCGGaatatgcagataattttacaTATCGAAATGATACGGCTTGAGCTGCAGAAATTGCGCCACGATATCGGTCTGCTGGCGGCGTATACGAGTTTTGCCCGACGCATAGTGCCTTTTGCGGGCTTCGAGCGGTTCGTGCGTCACAAGTTGGCCGAGAAGCAGTTGGTTTATCAACGCATCTACGAGATGCTTTATTACTTTCAACGTGCCTTCAGCATGTCCACAATGGCGGTGCTGCTGATGATCTATGTGCGAGTGGTCGTCGATGCGTACTTCATGTTTTTGAACGAAAGTTCCGCCTCGCAAATTTTGG aaaatttgttgctgctgccagCATACTTAGAAATACCAGCACTTTTATTGACCTCACAAAAGTGCATGAACGAG GTGAAGTTCATAGCATTTGAACTGCACAACATTCGGAGCTCCGTGGATAACTCACTTATATCGATACAG ATACAAAATTTCTCGCTACAAATATTACATCAGAAAATTCGTATTGATGGCTTGGGTATATCCGCTTTGGATGGAAAAATGCTAGTCAGT attGTCGGCTCTATAACAACGTACATGgtatttttcatacaatttatgccgaaattcaaaaatttataa
- the LOC138857522 gene encoding gustatory receptor 8a-like, protein MCKQVPFVVRFHTRLFQIIGCCDVSWHTQPREKRLAEQRLVAWTVLVLLIYSFVFINTFVHPSAFLFTSESFGYFVDALKVCMAYVTVAIIYMETVLRRHALQLFWQRYAMLNPTSNQKVEATNIYWRSQLRAYHRFLYVFYGITVLDFILEIIYYVLREKDDHMLQFLVMFTPYTYMIHLRNMQIIFHIVIINHELVKLRHDISLLAEYTRFTRNRIPFVGFEDFVRQKLAEKQLIYQRIYEMCDYFQQALGISAIAVLLMTYVRLVVDAYFTLYSFHITNQPQYIGNVMKSSSLSYTSMFGKWEVLTDLQIRLI, encoded by the coding sequence ATGTGCAAGCAGGTTCCCTTCGTGGTGCGTTTTCACACGAGATTGTTTCAAATCATCGGTTGCTGTGATGTTTCGTGGCATACACAGCCGAGAGAGAAAAGACTTGCCGAACAACGCTTAGTGGCCTGGACTGTTTTAGTTTTGCTAATATATTCTTtcgtatttataaataccttcGTACATCCGTCGGCATTTCTCTTCACCAGTGAAAGTTTTGGCTACTTTGTAGATGCGCTAAAGGTTTGTATGGCTTATGTTACAGTGGCCATCATCTATATGGAGACGGTGTTGCGTCGGCATGCCCTACAGCTTTTCTGGCAGAGATATGCGATGCTGAACCCAacttcaaatcaaaaagttgaaGCAACAAACATTTATTGGCGCTCACAGTTGAGGGCATATCATCGATTTCTTTACGTCTTCTATGGCATAACGGTGCTTGACTTTATTTTGGAGATTATATATTATGTTCTGCGCGAGAAGGACGATCATATGTTACAGTTTTTGGTTATGTTCACACCCTACACTTATATGATACATTTGCGGAATATGCAAATCATTTTCCATATTGTGATTATAAATCATGAACTGGTGAAATTGCGCCACGACATTAGCCTACTGGCGGAGTATACAAGATTTACACGCAACAGAATACCTTTCGTAGGTTTCGAAGATTTTGTGCGGCAAAAACTAGCCGAGAAGCAGCTGATATACCAACGTATCTATGAAATGTGCGACTACTTTCAACAGGCCCTTGGAATTTCAGCGATTGCAGTCCTTCTCATGACATACGTCCGTTTGGTCGTCGACGCATACTTCACGCTATACTCGTTTCATATTACCAACCAGCCGCAGTATATAGGTAATGTAATGAAAAGTTCTAGTTTATCGTATACGAGTATGTTTGGTAAGTGGGAGGTCTTAACAGATTTGCAGATTCGCCTAATATAA